The region TCCAGAATTTGTGGAAACTAAGTGCCTGAATCTGAAAGCAGCCAGACATGCTGTCTTAGAAAAACTAGCTGGTCGGGCTAATTTTGTTGCTAATGATTGTGAGCTAGATGCCGATAATCATTTTATTTTGTTAACTGGCCCGAATATGGCCGGTAAATCAACTTATATGCGTCAGATTGCCTTGATTTGCTTGTTGGCGCAAATTGGTTCATTTGTGCCAGCTACTAGCTGTCAACTGAGTCCCGTTGATCAGATCTTCACCCGTATCGGTGCCTCAGATGATTTAGGTCTAGGCAAATCAACTTTCATGGTTGAAATGCAAGAAATGGCCTATATTTTGCATAATATGACGCATAACTCCTTACTGATACTAGACGAAATTGGTCGTGGAACAGGCACAGCTGATGGTCTATCTATCGCTTGGGCTATCTGCGAAGCTTTGAATTCAGATGCAGCACTTAAAGCAAGAACTTTGTTTGCTACTCATTACCATGAACTTATAAAATTAGCTAAACAATTCAAAAGTATCCGTAATTATCATGTGACAGTCGCTGAGACTAACGACAGTATTACCTTTTTGCATAAGATAAAAGCAGGGGGAACTGACCAGTCATACGGTGTAGAGGTTGCCAAATTAGCAGGTTTACCTAAATCTATCACAGAGAGGGCCAATTCTATAATGGAAGAGCTTGGCAAGCAAATTTATCAGAACAAATTAACTATCAGCAAATGTGAGCAGCCCATGGCTAATCAGGTGCAACTTTTTTCACCAGAACAAGCGAAAAAAGATGAATTATTGGCTAACTTACAAAAGATAGATATTAACCAGTTAAGCCCGTTAGATGCTTTACACAAACTGAATGATTTAGTTCAGGCAACGAGAAAACTAAATAGCTTAAACTAAAACTAAATGACCTAAGCGAAAACTAATTAGAGGTAAAGGAGAGAAGTATGGGGCATATTAAACAATTAGATGCCGCCACAATTCAACAGATTGCTGCCGGTGAGGTGATTGAACGCCCCGCTTCAGTCGTCAAAGAACTGATTGAGAATGCAATCGATGCCAAAGCAACCCGCATTGATATTGCTGTCCAAAATGGTGGTATCAGTGAGATTAGAATTCAAGATAACGGCATTGGCATCCCTCAATCTGAATGCGTGCTTGCTTTTAGTAATCATGCTACGAGCAAATTGACCGACATTAATGATTTACATACCCTAATGACTATGGGCTTTCGGGGTGAAGCTTTAGCTTCCATTGCTGCTATCAGCCGTGTCACTCTAATCAGTAAACCTAGAGAGCAGGAACATGCGTATAAAGTTGAATTTGCCGCATCTAAGTTAATTAAAGCTGAAACGGCAGCTTTAAGTGACGGGACGCAATTAATTGTCCGTGACTTATTTTACAATGTGCCAGCTCGTTTTAAGTTCTTGAAAAAAGATCAAGGCGAAGTGCAAGCTATCACAAGAATTGTTACGGAAGAAGCTTTGGCTGCTCATAATGTCGCTTTTACTTTATCTAGCAATAGCAAATTACTTTTACAAACGCCTGGTAACAACGACTTGTTGAGCGCTGTACAAGCTTTGTTTGGCTCAGATGTAGCTGATGCTTTAGTGCCAATTTATGGCGATGATAATTACAATCTAGTCTGTAAAGGCTTTGTCGCACGTGCCAATTTAAGCCGTAAATCAAGGCGCATGGAATACTTTTTCATCAACAAACGTGCCTTTAATTCAAGCGTCGTAACCAAAGCTTTAGAAGCTGCGATGCAGCCATATCTCATGACAAGAACGTTCCCGGTTGCTTTCTTGTTTCTAAATTTGCCACCTAACTTAGTTGATGTGAACGTGCATCCACGCAAGTTAGAAGTTAGATTTTGGAATGATAATGAAGTTTACCGCTCTGTCTATTACCAAGTAAGGCAGGCGATGGCTGAAAGCTTCGAGAAAGCAAGCTCGGAGCTTTACAGTGTAAATGCACAAATAGCTAATGCAGAACAAGTAGCCGAGCCAATGCAAGCTTCTGAAACGCCTAAACAAGCTACAAGTCAGGGCACTAAACAAACTAAGGCTACGCAAGAAGCAGAAATTATAGATAAGGCGCCAATAAAGAATGTTCAAGCTAAGCCAAGTTTAGAACGAATTAGCACTTTTTCTAAAGTAGAGGTAGGCAAAAGGCAGCTTAACTTAGCTAACTCTCAAGCTGAAGTAATAATAATGCCTAATTATGCCCAAAATCTAGCTGTAAAAACGCCTAATTTAGGAGATACACCTGTAACTACACAGATAGATAATGCCTGCATCAAAGCGCCTCAAACGGAAGCTAACAAGGCCCCATCCAGTCAAGCTCAGCTTAGCTTACATGAACCTTTGACTAATTATCATGTCACTCATTCAGAAACTAATAGTGAAATTGATGCAAATAGCAAGCTGAACACAAATTTAACAAGCAATTATACGCAAGCTAAGGCTGAAATTACCTTGCCTAACTTAGCTAGCACTGAACTAAAGCGCATTGACGGCAATTTTGCCGAACTAAATAAGTTAAGCACAGCTGATTACCTTGGCCAATTGCATGGTACTTATTTATTATTTAACGTGCCTGACTGCCTGTTGATTGTTGATCAACACGCCATGCATGAAAGAATCAATTATGAGCTCTTGCTAAAAGTACAAACTACACCCAATAAACAAGCTAATTGCCAACAATTATTAGTGCCGTATGAGTTCAGTTTACCAGTTACAGAGGCTATCTTATTAAAAGATAATCTTACCTTGTTGGCTGAAAATGGCTATCAACTGGAGGCAAAATCAACTACTGAATTCGCCTTACTAACAGTCAATACGACAGATGTCCAGGCTGATTTTGCCCGCCTGATTAGCGAATTTATCAGCGATCTTAGTGAACAAACGTGGCAACAAACTGAAAATAAATTAGCCAAAAAAGAACGCCTAATTGCGCGCAGAGCTTGCCGTAGCTCCATCATGGCCAATGATTATGTCGCACCAGAACGCATTCAAAAGTTGATCCCCCAACTTTTAGCTTGCCAAAACCCTTTCCAATGCCCACATGGTCGGCCAACTTGTCTTCAAATTACACGCTTGAATATTGAAAAAGCTTTTAAGCGCAAATTATAGAAAGGACTGATAAAATGAAACAGGTGATTGCAATTATCGGTCCAACTGCTAGTGGCAAAACCAATCTCTCTCTAGCTCTCGCTAAAGAACTTAAGGCAGATATTATTTCCTTAGATTCTATGCAAATTTATCAAAAGTTAGATATAGGCACCGCCAAAGCTAGTGTGGAGGAGAGGAAAACCATTCAGCACCATCTGATTGATATAGTTGCAGCGAATGTCAATTATTCAATAGCTGATTTTTTGAAAGATTATACCGATACAGTTAATGAATTAGAAGCCAAAAAGCAGCCATATATCCTGGCAGGCGGTTCTTTGCAATATTTATTGGCTTTATGGCGTGAAGATAATTATACAGATAGTATCGCAGAAGATGCTGAATATCGTGCTAATTTACAAGCATCTTATCAAGACTACGCCAAAGACTCAGATGATAATAGCCAAAATCCTGTCTACCTTAAGTTATGTGAAGTAGATCTGAAACGAGCTCAACAGGTGCATCCCAATGATATGAAACGCATTATTCGTGCTTTAGAAATTTGCAAAACAGGCTGTCTAGCATCTGAGAAAGATCCACGTAATTTAGAAAAAAGTAAGAATGATAATTACTTGCTTTTTGCCTATAATTGGCCAAGGGAAGTACTTTATCAACGCATTAATCAGCGGGTGGATTTGATGCTAAAAGCTGGTTTGTTAGAAGAAGCGAAATGGGTATATATTAACAGAGAAAATTTGAGTACAAGCTGTTTGCAAGCTATCGGTTACAAAGAATTTTTTCCTTATTTTCAGGCTGAAATTAGTTTAGAAACAGCTATCAATCAGCTTAAATTAAACTCTAGACATTACGCCAAACGGCAATTATCAATCATGCGCAAATTACCAATCAATTACTTGGATCCACAAACAGGTATTGCTAGCCAGCTTAATTTTATTCGCCAAAGCCTATAAATTGATACAATAAGACGCATATTTTAAAGTAAATGCGTCTATTTGAGGCAAAAGATAATTAACGGCCAAAGCAAATAATGAGCTCAATAAACAACGTTGTTTAAAATCTCAACCAAAAGAGAGGGTTGTTTATGGCTAGTAATTATGCTTTCCAAACAGGGGAATATAAAAAGTCTTTTAACAATCAGAGCCTAGCGTCTTTGACCAGTTCTGATAGTTTGCGTAATAATAGTTTGCAAGATCGTTTTTTATCTGTCTGTATAAGTGAACAAATTTTACTTGATTTGTTTTTGCAATCTGATAGTAGTCAACGTGGTGTGATTGAGGCGTTTGATAATTGGGTTATACTGTTTCACGCTAAACAGCGCTATTACTTAATTTATAAGACAGCAATTGCACTTTTGACACCCGTTGAACCAGATAAAGTAGAAGCACTGATGCAATCTGATTTAAGCTATGCCTTTCAACCTGCCCGTGTTGTATTGACATTAGAAGAAAGAATGGCTAAATATCGGGTTAAATCGGATGTAAGTAACAATAAGAAACAGGCTATTCAATTTTTAGCTCTTAAACAAACGTTAAGCGATAAATTGCATAAATCATCAGGTGAACAGAAATATAATTCCGTTGCCTAGAAATTAGCGCTTTAGTTAGTTAAAATTAATGGTCGCTAGACAATTTGCTGTCAGCGACCATTTTCTAGTATAATTCGTTTAGCGAGGTTTAAAGTTAGTATGAAGTTAAAATTAAAAAGAAACGGCCCCAATAAGCATTATCGATTTAAGGGCTATAAAACTGTCAAACAAGCTAAAAGAGTTAGATTCTTTGAACGCCAGAAACAAACTTTATATCAATATATTTTTCTAGTGGCAGCCTGTGTTGTCATATTGATTTTCATCATAGCGATTAAGCCATGGGGCAAGATTTGTGATATATTGACTATCTTTGGCTTACTCTAATTTAGATTTTATGAAAAAGGGAGCTTAAAACAAGCTCCCTTTTAACTATGCCTTGATAAGCTCAGCTTGAGCAAACCGTAACTATCTATTAGTTTTACTTTTTATTAGCTTTACTTTGCTCATTAGCAGTTTCTGTTTCAACGGCTTTCGGCAATTTTTTATTCGCCAGAGGATTACTTTCAACAGCTTGATGTAATAATTCCTCATTCGTATGCGTGTAAATCTCAGTAGTTGCTACGCTCTCATGGCCAAGAATCTCTTGCAATGAACGAATATCGACATGGCCAAATTGATACATCAAAGTCGCAGCTGTATGTCTAAGCTTATGCACACTGAAATTATAATTGGCTAAACCAGCTTCACTTAAAGTCTGTTTGATCATGTGCTGAATCATACTACGTGATAATCTGTTACCTTGTCTTGAAATGAATAAGGCGGCTTTATAATTCTTCGCAGCCGGCAATCTAACATTCATATAGTGCTGCAAAGCATCAATACAAGCGTCATTCAGATAGATTGTCCGTTCTTTATTACCTTTACCAATAACTCTTAAGGTTCGCTCATTTTGATTAATATCTTGGCAGTTTAACTTCTGTAATTCAGACAAACGCATGCCACAGTTCAAGAAGAGAATCAAGATACAATAGTTGCGTAGAGCCAAACTTTTCTCTAAAGCTGGGCTGTATTTATAATCGGTAGCCATTGTCTTCAAGCTTGAATCTAATAACGATTGCGTTTGCTCTAAATTAAGATATTTCGGTAAACGTTTATATTGGCGTGGTAATTCAAGCTCACTAGCTGGGTCAACCTTTAGAATATGAATTTTTTGACTGAGGAATTTGAAGAAAGTCTTTAGACTTGAACACTTTCTAGCTCGATTAGCCACTGAAGCATTTCGCTTAGTTGCTAACCAAGCAATATATTGATAAAAATCAGTCAAAGAAATTGCTGCAAGCAGCTTATCATCAACCAATCTCAAATCAATCATATCTAATTCAATGTTTTTATAATCAGCAAATTTAGTCTGTAAGTACCAGTGGAAAAATAAGCGTAAGTCATAATGATACTCTCTGATAGTCAAATCCGAACGACCTTTGATTGCACTTAGATAAGCTAGGAATTCATCTAAGCGCGGAAATGTATCAACAATAATGTGACTAGAGTCATCAAGTTTTGCCATAATAATACCCCTGATAAAATCTATTACTTGTTTGGAAGCTTTAAGTGGTGAACATACAATAACTAAACTTAATGTAGAGACCTTAACATAAATTAGACAAGCAAATAACAAAAGTATCATTTGAAATTTTGTTGTTTTAATGCTTGTACGGCCTGAGAAGAAGAGTAAGTTAAAGTATCACTCACCTAAGTGGCCTTTTATAGAGTTAAACAAAATAATAATTTTGTTTAACTCAGTATCTAGTATAAACGTAAAATCCTATGTCTGCAAAAATTTAAGCCACAATCAAGCCACAGCCGAATTTGAGCTGTTAATTAACTCGAGTACTTAAATCAAACGCATCAATAGCAAAAATAAATTCAGCTAAATGTAAATATATAAAATTTAAAAGCAAAATTAAACCTTAATATGTATAAAAATAACTTATTGCCACAGATAGCACATAACACGTAGTCAGATAACTTATTGTGGATCAAGCACTAGCATGAACTTAAGTGCGTGTAACCAGTTTGTAATAAAGCACAAACTTTATAAAGCGTATTTTATAAACACAAATGAATAAAATTTCTGTGTATTACCAGACGTTCCTACCTACCCATAACAAGCTATTTCAGCTAGTTTGCTCAATCTCACCAAATGTGCCTAATTTTAGGGCATAAAAATACCTCTCCTAATTTGATATGTACCCCTTTTACTGGACACAACCAGTGAAAGGGGTTTTGTATGAAATACGATTATGCTTTTAAACTTAATGCTGTAGAACTATATCGCTCTGGTCAGTGGATTGAGACACCAGAAGGTATAAGTCAAAAGAATTTTAGAAAAAGAATTGTACAATGGTCAAGAATTGCAGATATATATGGTCTTGATTCTCTTCGGCATCCAACTACATGTAAAGAACGTTCGGCTGAATGTAGATATCAGTTAGTAGCTCGTGTACTTGCTGGTGAATCACAAAAATCTGTTGCTATTAGTGCAGGAATTGATAGTGGATTATTGTCTAAATGGGTTCAGACATATAAAGTTAAAGGGTATGAAGGATTAAATCTCAAAAAAGGCAGAAAAAGTAAGAAGGAAGCAAACGTGAGCAAGAAATCCAAACCCACTGATTTAACCCCATCAGAACGTGAAGAATTAATTCGTCTTAGAGCAGAAACTGAATACTTAAAAACGGAGAATGAAGCAATAAAAAAATTAATCGCCTTGAGACACGAAAAATGGGCTGCGGAACTCAAGGCGAAAAAGCAGCAATCATCAAAGAACTCCGTGAAAAAGGATACCAATTAAAATATCTCTTAAAAGCTATTGGCATGTCTAAATCAACTTATTATTTTGAGATTAACAAATCAGATGTAGTTGCTGATCGCAATGAAGAATTACTGATTGTTATTAGAGAAATATTTGAAAAAAACAAGCATAGATATGGTGTTCGTAGAATTTATCATGAATTACTAAATCGTGGATATCATATAAATCATAAGCGAGTTCAACGCCTTATGCATAAAGCAGGATTAGCTGGTAAGCGTCCAAAGGAAAAATATCATTCTTATAAGGGCGAAGTAGGTAAGATTGCTGATAATGTAATAAATAGGGATTTCAGTACAACAGCACCATTGCAGAAATGGACAACAGATGTCTCTCAGTTTAATTTTTCATGGGGGAAATGCTATATCTCTCCAGTACTGGATATGAATACGAATGAAATCATTTCATATAATTTATCAACAAGCCCGAATCTTGAGCAGGTATCAAGAATGCTGGATAGAGCTTTTGAAAAATTCCCATCTGTTGAAGGGCTTATATTTCATTCAGACCAAGGTTGGCAGTATATGCATGCCTATTTTAGAAATACCTTACAGAAACACGGTA is a window of Amygdalobacter nucleatus DNA encoding:
- the mutL gene encoding DNA mismatch repair endonuclease MutL translates to MGHIKQLDAATIQQIAAGEVIERPASVVKELIENAIDAKATRIDIAVQNGGISEIRIQDNGIGIPQSECVLAFSNHATSKLTDINDLHTLMTMGFRGEALASIAAISRVTLISKPREQEHAYKVEFAASKLIKAETAALSDGTQLIVRDLFYNVPARFKFLKKDQGEVQAITRIVTEEALAAHNVAFTLSSNSKLLLQTPGNNDLLSAVQALFGSDVADALVPIYGDDNYNLVCKGFVARANLSRKSRRMEYFFINKRAFNSSVVTKALEAAMQPYLMTRTFPVAFLFLNLPPNLVDVNVHPRKLEVRFWNDNEVYRSVYYQVRQAMAESFEKASSELYSVNAQIANAEQVAEPMQASETPKQATSQGTKQTKATQEAEIIDKAPIKNVQAKPSLERISTFSKVEVGKRQLNLANSQAEVIIMPNYAQNLAVKTPNLGDTPVTTQIDNACIKAPQTEANKAPSSQAQLSLHEPLTNYHVTHSETNSEIDANSKLNTNLTSNYTQAKAEITLPNLASTELKRIDGNFAELNKLSTADYLGQLHGTYLLFNVPDCLLIVDQHAMHERINYELLLKVQTTPNKQANCQQLLVPYEFSLPVTEAILLKDNLTLLAENGYQLEAKSTTEFALLTVNTTDVQADFARLISEFISDLSEQTWQQTENKLAKKERLIARRACRSSIMANDYVAPERIQKLIPQLLACQNPFQCPHGRPTCLQITRLNIEKAFKRKL
- the miaA gene encoding tRNA (adenosine(37)-N6)-dimethylallyltransferase MiaA — its product is MKQVIAIIGPTASGKTNLSLALAKELKADIISLDSMQIYQKLDIGTAKASVEERKTIQHHLIDIVAANVNYSIADFLKDYTDTVNELEAKKQPYILAGGSLQYLLALWREDNYTDSIAEDAEYRANLQASYQDYAKDSDDNSQNPVYLKLCEVDLKRAQQVHPNDMKRIIRALEICKTGCLASEKDPRNLEKSKNDNYLLFAYNWPREVLYQRINQRVDLMLKAGLLEEAKWVYINRENLSTSCLQAIGYKEFFPYFQAEISLETAINQLKLNSRHYAKRQLSIMRKLPINYLDPQTGIASQLNFIRQSL
- a CDS encoding RNA chaperone Hfq; the encoded protein is MASNYAFQTGEYKKSFNNQSLASLTSSDSLRNNSLQDRFLSVCISEQILLDLFLQSDSSQRGVIEAFDNWVILFHAKQRYYLIYKTAIALLTPVEPDKVEALMQSDLSYAFQPARVVLTLEERMAKYRVKSDVSNNKKQAIQFLALKQTLSDKLHKSSGEQKYNSVA
- a CDS encoding tyrosine recombinase XerC, whose amino-acid sequence is MAKLDDSSHIIVDTFPRLDEFLAYLSAIKGRSDLTIREYHYDLRLFFHWYLQTKFADYKNIELDMIDLRLVDDKLLAAISLTDFYQYIAWLATKRNASVANRARKCSSLKTFFKFLSQKIHILKVDPASELELPRQYKRLPKYLNLEQTQSLLDSSLKTMATDYKYSPALEKSLALRNYCILILFLNCGMRLSELQKLNCQDINQNERTLRVIGKGNKERTIYLNDACIDALQHYMNVRLPAAKNYKAALFISRQGNRLSRSMIQHMIKQTLSEAGLANYNFSVHKLRHTAATLMYQFGHVDIRSLQEILGHESVATTEIYTHTNEELLHQAVESNPLANKKLPKAVETETANEQSKANKK
- a CDS encoding helix-turn-helix domain-containing protein, with translation MKYDYAFKLNAVELYRSGQWIETPEGISQKNFRKRIVQWSRIADIYGLDSLRHPTTCKERSAECRYQLVARVLAGESQKSVAISAGIDSGLLSKWVQTYKVKGYEGLNLKKGRKSKKEANVSKKSKPTDLTPSEREELIRLRAETEYLKTENEAIKKLIALRHEKWAAELKAKKQQSSKNSVKKDTN
- a CDS encoding IS3 family transposase, giving the protein MGCGTQGEKAAIIKELREKGYQLKYLLKAIGMSKSTYYFEINKSDVVADRNEELLIVIREIFEKNKHRYGVRRIYHELLNRGYHINHKRVQRLMHKAGLAGKRPKEKYHSYKGEVGKIADNVINRDFSTTAPLQKWTTDVSQFNFSWGKCYISPVLDMNTNEIISYNLSTSPNLEQVSRMLDRAFEKFPSVEGLIFHSDQGWQYMHAYFRNTLQKHGIVQSMSRKGNCYDNCIMETFFGRLKNEMYYGYEKDYSSFEEFSKAVEEYIDYYNNKRIQAKTKWMPPVQYRIASMCPA